ACCGGAGCAATTTTCGCCCTTAAAAACATGGGCTGGAAAGATAAGACCGAAACCGAATTAACGGGCAAGGACGGTGGCCCGCTACAAATCACCGGAATAACAGTAACATGAAAAAACTTATTGCCATACTGATCATTGTTTCTGCTGTGTCATGCACAAAAGTAAAGCAGTGCTATACTTGCCAGGTAGGCAATCAAACTACTGAATACTGTGGTGATGTTCGGGATTTTGCGCCAAAGGATGTGCAGGGAAACGATATGCAGTATTACTGCCAGCCAAAATAAATTTGCTTCGTTAGAATAATTTACTACATTGCAATACCGTTCGGAGGCGGTGAAAATCTTAAGCGACTGGATCTCCTCCGAGTGAAGGTCGCTTTTTAATTTATGATCGAATTTAAAATAATTAAAGGTATATTCACTTACTACGGTACAGGAACTATAGTATCGAAAGATAGCACCGGTTGTATTGTTGATATTGGTGCATCGTTGATAAGGATTGAAAATTACAACATCGTATGATACTTGACCTCATACCATACAGCACCGATAAGAACCTGGGTAAAGCCTACAACGATGCTTTCCGTAATACATCGGATGAAGTTACTCATATTTGTTTCCGTGATGGTGATACTTGCTGGTTAACACCTGACTATGGTGTTCATCTTGCTGAGTATGTCCGGTTACACCCTGACGCTGTGTTAACGTGCTGGACGAATAGGATCAATGATAGGGCGGAGCAGCAGTATTCTATTATGGGTGCTACTAAAACAATTAGAGGATACAGTGATATTAAACAACATTTACTAATATCCGATGGTGTTAAAGAAAAGCTATATCAAGTAACTACACTTAATGGGTTCGTTTCCGGCTTCTGCATGGTGGTACCACGCAGCGTATGGAATCAACATAAATTTGCAGAACAGCAGGTTTATGAAGATCGTGGACCTACCAATATGCTGGGAGTTGATAATGACTTCACAAACAGGATCCGGGCTGCTGGCATTAAGGTATTACGGATGGATGGCCTTTACATCTGGCATACATACAGACTACTCCAGGGAGATAACGATAAAACGCATTTGTTATGACCCTCACCGCCACAGACATATTAAACACTTTACAAACAAACCGCCCGGTATCAATTATCCGGGCTGGTGATGGGGAAAAAATCGTACTTGAATCGAACAAAGATATACCCGCTTACCAGCTATGTATTGAATCAGTAATGAAACGACAAGTAGGTTATGAGCCAACCATGAGCGAAGTGGAAGCCATACGCAATAATCTAATTACCGCATACAATGAGGCCAGTATTGTAGGTATACCGATGCACGAACGGCTGCAGGATCTTAATAAACACTGGCGAAATGTGGAAGAAGTGGTTAAACCACATTGCACCACAACTAAGTTCACCAGTACCGATGTAGCCTATGATATGCTTTACAATGGTATGCTGTCTGAATGGCTTTCAGGGAAAAAAGAAATTATATATATTTCATGCCGTGATATTGATGAACCGTTACGCCGGGCTTTCGGCATACGAACAGTACACAGCTATATCATTGCGCCTGAGATGAAGTTTACATCAACATACGATGGCGGATTAAAGCATTATCCTGAACAGTTTAATCAGATCGAATGGTGGCTAAATAACGCACCGTGTGATGGTACGCCTTGCCTGGTAGGTGCCGGCGTAATCGGAAAAATATATTGCAACTGGATGCGTGACAGGGGAGGGATAGCTTTTGATATTGGTGCCGTGTTTGACCTGTGGGCAGGGTATGCAACAAGGGGGCCGGAAAGAGGGCTTGATAAAAAGCATGAAAAATATAAATTATGAACATATATTCACGCATAGAACCAACATTACTACTACACATCATCAACCGTGCCCGTGATATACAGACAGGGCGTGTTGACATTGTGCCGCCGGATGAGTTCATTCAATGTGCTGCAATATGTATGGATCAAGGTAAGACGTTTAAACCACATAGGCATAAACCGTTTGCTAAGGAAACGCACATAACACAAGAATCATGGGTTGTGATTCGTGGCATGGTTCAGGTTACGCTGTACGATATTGATAACAGTGTTCTGCACACGGATGTACTTGAACCTGGTGATTGTTCAATAACTTTGATGGGTGGCCATAACTACCTTGCCATGCACGATAACACTATTGTTTACGAATATAAAACCGGGCCTTATACCGGGCAGCAGGATGATAAGGTTATGATATGAATACATCTTTTGGTTGTTGGGTTCATAATGTTTGGATAGATAAAGTTATTATGTGGGGTTTAAATTTGTTTTGCAGGATTAAAAATAAAGTACTAAGAGCCTTTTTAGTTATCCCGTGTCTATTATCTATCATGGTAACAATGTCAATACTTTTATTCCCTACAGTATTATTTTTGCTTATTACATTGGCATTAGAATTAATAAATGAACAATGAAAATAATCGTAACTACATCCGATAAATATCACCATCTTTTACCGGTATTTTTTTATCTGTATAACAAATATTGGGGTGATCCTTTTGACCTTGTTGGTCATGCGAAACCTAAATGTGAACTACCCGATAACTGTACATGGGTATCTGTTGGGGCACAAACAGGCCCAAAAGATTGGAGTACACAACTAAGGCCATACTTTGAGCAGCAGCCGGATTGGTTTGTGTGGATGATGGAGGATACGTTTATAAAGAGCCCCGTAAGAAAAGTAATTGATGAGATGAGATTGCCATCATACAGGCTATTAGGGACATTCGGAGTTGGTAGAAAATGTTTGACAGATGACCTTACGAAGCGACCGCATTCAAATTATGGTGATGGGATAGAGGCGTATCCTGGGAGTAGGTACAGATTAAGCACCCAGCCGTCAATATGGAATAAACGCTTTTTACTACAATACCTTACCCCTGGCCTTTCCCCTTGGGATTTTGAAACGCAAGATCCTATAAATGATGACTGGATTATATGTGCAGATACAAATTACCCAGTCACCCATAACGAAGGAGTACGGCGTTTCGATATTCACAAGCTGAACCTTGAAGGCATGAGCGAAGAAGATATTGAACACATAAAAACGATAACCGACAAATGGTAAAACTTCATTTAGGATGCGGTAAACGTGATTTCGGGCCGTCATGGGATCATATTGACATGGCCGACTTCCCACATATTAAAAGCCATGACGTTACCAAACTGCCATACGAATCAGAAACAGTTGATCTTATCTATGCCAGCCATTTGATTGCGTATTTTGACCGTGATGAGATTGTACCGATACTTAAAGAGTGGCGGCGTGTACTTCGTCCAGGCGGATGCCTTCGGTTAGCAACACCAGACTTTTACCAGATGGCAAAGATTTACGTGCAGCAGAATGGTGCTGACCTGAGCCAGTTCCTGGGGCCTTTATATGGTAAGATGGGAGTGATATACCACAAAACAACGTATGATTTTTACAGCCTTATCGAGTTGCTGTCATCATGCGGGTTTAAGAATATCAGAAAGTACAATCGTCATGCAACTGATCATGCCAGGTATGATGATCATTCTGCTGCATATATTGATGGGAAGTTAATATCATTAAATGTACAATGCTATGTCTGAATGGATGATTAAAGGTAAAATGAGGGATGATTATTTGCGTGAGTGTAGTAATGTTGACTTGGATAAGATACAGAGCAACCCGGTACTTATGAATATGTTTAATAAACCACAGCAGTACGTTACAGTCATGAACCGTATCGTTGAACTATTTGGGTCGTTGGATAAGTTAAGGATATGTGAGATCGGAGGAGGTTATGGGGGGCAGGTAAAGGTTATTTTAGATAACTATAAGCCGGCATGTTACCACATGATTGATTTGCCTGAACCGCTAAAACTTCAGCAAAGGTTTTTATCGGGATACAGCGCTGAATATTTTACCGAACCAACCGGACAAAAATATGATCTTGTTATTTCAAACTATGCCATTAGTGAAATACCGGATAATAAATTGTATATTGACGAAGTTTTGCGGAAGTCAGTACACGGGTATATTACCTGTAATACAGACTTGGTAAAACTGGGTTGGCCTCATCAAAAGTTGCCGGATATTCCGGGCGAACGTAAAACAAACTATGTACTTGTATGGTAAAGCAATATCCAGCCTCACAGTACGACTACTGGCATAATGAATGGGTGAACAAAAGAGTTCAGTCGGTTGTGTGTGGTGATGTTTGTACCGTAACACATTTACCTGATTGGTCAACAGTTACAGAATTTGAGAAACAGATAGCCGGCTTTTTCGGCGCTCCTTACGCCGTTGCTGTGGATAGTTGCACGCATGGGTTGGAATTGTGTTTGAGGATGCATGGTGCTAAGTGTGTAAAGTCTCCACGCTATACTTATTTATCTGTTCCTATGCTGGCTGATAAACTGGGTATAAAATTAATATGGGATGATGAGTATTTAGGTTGGGATAGACAGTATAATATTGGCAACTGGATATGGGATTGCGCAACATTATGGGAGAGTGGGGTATACATGGATGGTACTTTTATGTGCCTTTCCTTCCAGTATCAAAAGCATCTGAGCCTTGGGCGTGGTGGTATGATTCTTTGCCCGGATGAGCAAAGTTATAACCAGCTTAAAAAAATGTCCTATGATGGCAGACTGCCTGGCATACCATGGCGTGAGCAGGATATTGATACAATGGGTTATCATTACTACATGACACCGGAAACGGCTGCACTTGGTTTACAAAAGTTACCGGAAGCTATTGCAACACCACCGAGGATATGGTCGCATAAAGACTACCCGGATTTAACTAAAATGAAACTATGGGCAAAGCATTAATATTCGGTATCGCCGGGCAGGATGGCTCATACCTTGCTGAGTACTTACTCAGTAAAGGGTATGAAGTACACGGCACGATCCGGCGCAATTCGACACCAGAACACCAGGAAAGCCGTCTGCATGGTATCGAAGGTATTACAACGTATTACGCTGACCTTACAGATACGGCAAGTATATCGGACGTGCTGCAAAAAGTAATACCGGATGAGATATACAACCTTGCGGCGCAATCCCACGTTCGTATATCGTTTGACGTGCCTCAGTTCACGGCACAAACTAATGCGATAGGAGTATTGAATATACTGGAGGTATACCGGCGTATTTGCCCGGAAGCTAAGTTTTACCAGGCCAGCAGCAGTGAAATGTTTGGAAATAGTATTGATGATGATGGGTACCAACGGGAGACAACGCCTATGAAGCCTGTTAGCCCGTACGGATGTGCAAAGGTTTATGCTTACAATATCTGCTGCAATTACAGACAGGCATACGGATTGAAAATATCGAACGGCATCTTGTTTAACCATGAATCACCACGCAGGGGTAGTAACTTTGTTACCAACAAAATCATTAAAGCAGCCGTTCGCATTAAGTTAGGCTTTCAAAAGAGGTTGAACTGGGAAATATTTTTACTTTCCGTGACTGGGGCCACAGTAAAGACTATGTTAGGGCTATGCACCTTATTCTGCAGCAGGAACCTGGTGACTACGTTGTATCAACCGGGGAAAGTCATTCGGTGTATGAGCTGATACGATGTGTGGAGGAAACGCTGGATATTGATATACCGGTTGTGGTGAACGAAAAGTTTAAGCGGCCACATGAACTGCAATACCTGAAAGGGGACAGCAGTCGCATTCGGGCGCTGGGCTGGAAACCTGAGTACACATTTAAGATGTTGGTTGATGAGATGATACATAGCTGGATGGTACACTACGGGGCCCTGGATGACAAAACACCTTATTTGCAGA
This portion of the Chitinophagaceae bacterium genome encodes:
- a CDS encoding DegT/DnrJ/EryC1/StrS family aminotransferase, which translates into the protein MVKQYPASQYDYWHNEWVNKRVQSVVCGDVCTVTHLPDWSTVTEFEKQIAGFFGAPYAVAVDSCTHGLELCLRMHGAKCVKSPRYTYLSVPMLADKLGIKLIWDDEYLGWDRQYNIGNWIWDCATLWESGVYMDGTFMCLSFQYQKHLSLGRGGMILCPDEQSYNQLKKMSYDGRLPGIPWREQDIDTMGYHYYMTPETAALGLQKLPEAIATPPRIWSHKDYPDLTKMKLWAKH
- a CDS encoding putative sugar O-methyltransferase — encoded protein: MYNAMSEWMIKGKMRDDYLRECSNVDLDKIQSNPVLMNMFNKPQQYVTVMNRIVELFGSLDKLRICEIGGGYGGQVKVILDNYKPACYHMIDLPEPLKLQQRFLSGYSAEYFTEPTGQKYDLVISNYAISEIPDNKLYIDEVLRKSVHGYITCNTDLVKLGWPHQKLPDIPGERKTNYVLVW
- a CDS encoding methyltransferase domain-containing protein; protein product: MVKLHLGCGKRDFGPSWDHIDMADFPHIKSHDVTKLPYESETVDLIYASHLIAYFDRDEIVPILKEWRRVLRPGGCLRLATPDFYQMAKIYVQQNGADLSQFLGPLYGKMGVIYHKTTYDFYSLIELLSSCGFKNIRKYNRHATDHARYDDHSAAYIDGKLISLNVQCYV
- a CDS encoding cupin fold metalloprotein, WbuC family, encoding MNIYSRIEPTLLLHIINRARDIQTGRVDIVPPDEFIQCAAICMDQGKTFKPHRHKPFAKETHITQESWVVIRGMVQVTLYDIDNSVLHTDVLEPGDCSITLMGGHNYLAMHDNTIVYEYKTGPYTGQQDDKVMI